The genome window GCTCTGGGGCAGCGTTGGCCGCACTGGCATCTGGGGCCAAGCCAAGAATGGAGTCTGAGCTGAGTACTCTCCTAAGTCCAGGCCGGGGGCCCTCAGAGTTCCAGTTGGACATGGACACACAGCTCACCTGCAGGCCCTCCCTCCGGTGGTCCTCCTCGCGCTGTGTCTCCTGTGCAATGTCACGCTGCACATAGAGTGATGGGCGCCCCCTGTCCCGCCATGGGGTCTCAGTCAGGCTCACCTTGGTCAGCAGAGGCCGGGTAGGGATCTCCACCAGCTCCTGGTGGCCCACTGCCTGCCGTAGCCCCCTCTGCTCACGCAGAGCTGCCTCGCGCTCCTGGGCCAGTCGGATCTCTCGCTCAATGGGTGTCTCTTTGGAGGCCTCTAGTGGCTCTGCTTGGGATTGGGAACCAGGGTCGTCCACAGCTTGGACACCAGACCCAGTGAACCAACTATGAACCTTCTTCTCTTCCCCGACCACCTCTTTCACTTGGGGCTTGACTGAAACAACATATCCATTGGCCAGGGGCATCTCATTCAACGCCTTGGGGGCCTGGCTGACCCTGGGTGGGGCACAGGCCTGGGCCACCCTGGCTGGTGGGTTCTGAGGGACCCCCGTGTTTGCCTGCTCCAGGCTCAGGAATTGCTTCCTCGCTGCAAGGAAGTCGATTTGCTCCCTGTCAACCATATTTTCCTCCATGGGCATGAACTGAGGTCGTCCAGGGGTTCTGAGGTCCCTGTGGTCAGGGGTGCCATGAAGTGTAGCCACTGTGCCACTCTTCCTCACTGCTTGGCCCTGGATGACTGCCCAGCGCTCCCTCTCAAGGTCCTGTGGCCGCCTGGGCAGGGCATCCCTGGGGTCCAAGTGGTAGGTCTTCACCTGCTCGTCCTCATCGTCTTCTGGCCGGCTGGAGAAGGTACGTAGGCTGCACGATGCCCCTGTCCTCAACATGTCTAACTGAGCCTTACGATCAGCTGTCCATGCTATAGGCTGGTCCTGGTCCCAGCCGTTGGCTGAGGGCTCTACATCCACCAGCTGGAATGTGTAGCTAGTGTCCCCATTTAGGGCCAGGCCAGCCATGCCTGGTGAGTGGGGAATGCTGAAGATGGGGTATCTGGTCACTCGGTCCATGTTCTAGGAGTTTCAGTCTGCCACAAATTTCCGGGGTGGAGACACACTCAGCTCCCTGAGGATGAGAAGGAATGACAGCCACCAGGTCAGAATACTTGGGGAAAGGCACAATGTTCAGTTCCTCAAAGGGCAAAGTTCTGCCCAAGTGGCCTCCGTGATTGGTTCAGGAATGGATAAGTGACTTAGCCTGGCCAATCAGAGCATCCCATCCCCTGGCCTCTCTGATTGACGTATGACTCAACCTGGTCAGTGACTTGGCAGTGAATGTGGAAATTGTACCCTC of Saccopteryx bilineata isolate mSacBil1 chromosome 1, mSacBil1_pri_phased_curated, whole genome shotgun sequence contains these proteins:
- the MISP gene encoding mitotic interactor and substrate of PLK1, whose product is MDRVTRYPIFSIPHSPGMAGLALNGDTSYTFQLVDVEPSANGWDQDQPIAWTADRKAQLDMLRTGASCSLRTFSSRPEDDEDEQVKTYHLDPRDALPRRPQDLERERWAVIQGQAVRKSGTVATLHGTPDHRDLRTPGRPQFMPMEENMVDREQIDFLAARKQFLSLEQANTGVPQNPPARVAQACAPPRVSQAPKALNEMPLANGYVVSVKPQVKEVVGEEKKVHSWFTGSGVQAVDDPGSQSQAEPLEASKETPIEREIRLAQEREAALREQRGLRQAVGHQELVEIPTRPLLTKVSLTETPWRDRGRPSLYVQRDIAQETQREEDHRREGLQVSCVSMSNWNSEGPRPGLRRVLSSDSILGLAPDASAANAAPELRKVNRIPPDAYQPFLSPGTPQQKFQAFHTYSKRSGLSADEAKAVALPKATASQRHLSESSGKPSGTKQEFWKPPRGPPQANGGVVRWEYFRLRPLRFRVPDVPQKAEVSRIWGWEVAGAPALRLQKSQSSELLEREVESVLRREREVAEERRNALFPEVFSPQLDCDQDSRSSSQASGVTGSYSVSESYFFTPIHLHSDLVWTAEAPAEAVPEQRRRKEQWYAGINPLDHVNSEVLEATRVTRHKNAMAERWEAGVYASEDED